A section of the Mycoplasmopsis synoviae ATCC 25204 genome encodes:
- a CDS encoding phospho-furanose lactonase, protein MENKFARTVLGDIPVEKLGITDCHDHFIKNGGPEVEEHIDFLMLNVDASIKEFKEFIDRGGSTIVTMDPPNVGRDVLKTLEIANAVKNLGGNVIMSTGFHKAKFYDKYSSWLAVVPTEEIVKMCVAEIEEGMDEYNYNGPVVKRSKAKAGIIKAGTGYGAIDRLELKALEVAARTSILTGCPILVHTQLGTMALEVAKHLIGFGANPDKIQISHLNKNPDKYYYEKVIKETGVTLCFDGPDRVKYYPDSLLAENIKYLVDKGLQKHITLSLDAGRILYQRNYGLTKGKQTFGLAYLFDRFLPLLKQVGVSKEAIFDILVNNPKRVLAFDEKRNFDPLKVSKEVLELKKELNLN, encoded by the coding sequence ATGGAAAATAAATTTGCTCGTACAGTTTTAGGTGATATTCCAGTTGAAAAACTAGGTATTACTGATTGCCACGATCATTTTATTAAAAATGGTGGACCTGAAGTTGAAGAACACATTGATTTTTTAATGTTAAATGTTGATGCTTCAATTAAGGAATTCAAAGAATTCATTGACAGAGGTGGTTCAACAATAGTTACTATGGATCCACCAAATGTTGGTCGTGACGTTTTAAAAACTTTGGAAATAGCAAATGCTGTTAAAAATTTAGGTGGAAACGTAATTATGTCAACTGGTTTTCACAAAGCAAAATTTTATGACAAATATTCTTCATGGCTAGCGGTTGTCCCAACTGAAGAAATTGTTAAGATGTGCGTTGCCGAAATTGAAGAAGGTATGGACGAATATAATTACAATGGACCTGTAGTTAAGCGTTCAAAAGCTAAAGCTGGAATAATAAAAGCAGGAACTGGTTATGGCGCAATTGATAGGCTTGAATTAAAAGCTTTAGAAGTAGCTGCTAGAACTTCAATTTTAACTGGTTGTCCTATTTTAGTGCACACTCAACTAGGAACAATGGCACTTGAAGTTGCTAAACATTTAATTGGTTTTGGAGCCAATCCAGATAAAATTCAAATATCACATCTAAACAAAAATCCAGATAAATATTACTATGAAAAAGTAATTAAAGAAACTGGAGTTACTTTATGTTTTGATGGTCCTGATAGAGTCAAATATTATCCAGATTCTTTATTAGCTGAAAATATTAAATATTTAGTTGATAAAGGACTTCAAAAACATATCACACTTTCTCTTGATGCTGGAAGAATTTTATATCAAAGAAATTATGGACTAACAAAAGGAAAACAAACTTTTGGTTTAGCATATTTATTTGATAGATTCTTGCCTTTATTAAAACAAGTTGGTGTATCAAAAGAGGCAATTTTTGATATTTTAGTAAATAATCCAAAAAGAGTTCTTGCCTTTGATGAAAAAAGAAACTTTGATCCTTTAAAAGTATCAAAAGAAGTTTTAGAATTAAAAAAAGAACTTAATTTAAATTAA
- a CDS encoding 3-keto-L-gulonate-6-phosphate decarboxylase UlaD gives MNKPLLQIALDFWEIQDAILAVKKAKKYIDVIEVGTILIASQGKKAIKVLAEEFPDKIIVADGKIADAGKIFGKMFFENKARFTTCICAAEIPTIKDTMEIAKTFSPLNEVQMEMTNNFTWDQVQKWKEINVPQVVWHRSRDLQASGVKWNQNDIDSVKKLANMGFKVTVTGGVTKEDIKLFKGIPIYIFIAGRTIYGAENPELAAKELKDEINKYW, from the coding sequence ATGAATAAACCCTTATTACAAATTGCTCTTGATTTTTGAGAAATTCAAGACGCTATTTTAGCGGTAAAAAAAGCGAAAAAATACATTGACGTTATTGAAGTTGGAACTATTTTAATTGCTTCTCAAGGTAAAAAAGCCATAAAAGTTCTAGCTGAAGAATTTCCTGATAAAATCATAGTTGCCGATGGTAAAATAGCAGATGCTGGAAAAATTTTTGGAAAAATGTTTTTTGAAAATAAAGCCAGATTTACAACCTGCATTTGTGCTGCCGAAATTCCTACAATTAAAGACACAATGGAAATTGCAAAAACTTTTTCGCCTCTAAATGAAGTGCAAATGGAAATGACAAATAATTTTACTTGAGATCAAGTTCAAAAATGAAAAGAAATTAATGTCCCACAAGTTGTTTGACATCGTTCTAGAGATTTACAAGCTAGTGGAGTTAAATGAAACCAAAACGATATAGATAGCGTTAAAAAGCTAGCAAATATGGGCTTTAAAGTTACAGTTACTGGTGGAGTTACAAAAGAAGATATTAAACTTTTTAAAGGTATTCCAATTTATATTTTTATTGCAGGTAGAACTATTTATGGCGCAGAAAATCCTGAATTAGCTGCTAAAGAATTAAAAGATGAAATCAATAAATACTGATAG
- a CDS encoding PTS sugar transporter subunit IIA, with translation MSRKLNFLENLIENDSILLQQEASNWQEAIKLSTNLLEKAKIINQNYYLNILESTAKYGPYYVIMDGFAMPHASGTSDSVFGNGFSLVTLKNPVVFENNVKVSVLVCVAAIDGETHTKIAIPQLVAIFESPENIAKIASFQTKEQVIDFISKIDYTKYL, from the coding sequence ATGTCAAGGAAATTAAATTTTCTTGAAAATTTAATTGAAAATGATTCAATTTTACTCCAACAAGAAGCTAGCAATTGACAAGAAGCAATTAAACTTTCAACAAATCTATTAGAAAAAGCAAAAATAATTAACCAAAATTATTACTTAAACATTTTAGAATCAACTGCTAAATATGGTCCTTATTACGTGATAATGGATGGCTTTGCCATGCCGCATGCTTCAGGAACAAGTGATAGCGTTTTTGGTAATGGATTTTCTTTAGTTACTTTAAAAAATCCAGTTGTTTTTGAAAATAACGTTAAAGTAAGCGTACTTGTTTGCGTGGCAGCAATTGATGGTGAAACTCATACAAAAATAGCTATCCCGCAACTAGTTGCTATTTTTGAAAGCCCTGAAAATATTGCAAAAATAGCAAGTTTTCAAACTAAAGAGCAAGTAATTGATTTTATTTCTAAAATTGATTACACCAAATATTTATAG
- a CDS encoding L-ribulose-5-phosphate 3-epimerase has translation MKSINTDRLLGIYEKAINEKFSLEEKIKIAKKANFDFMEFSVDETDKKLARLNWTKNQIKKVQLLLIENDFTFNSMTLSGLRKYPFGSHDPNIRKTSRNIIKKAILLAKKLNIRTIQMAGYDVYYEKSDNQTLKYFYQNLKYALKLAAKYSVMLSFEVMDTEFMGLNSRIMPWIEKLNSPYITIYPDLGNIYQWCKKENLEKEFLLAKNKIVAFHFKDTLPGKFRDIEFGQGSVDFNYLLKIIKKHKLNQPMMIEMWSKNNPEETFNQAVEKIAKARDFYYQKWNEVNKNK, from the coding sequence ATGAAATCAATAAATACTGATAGATTACTTGGAATTTATGAAAAAGCCATAAATGAAAAATTTTCGCTAGAAGAAAAAATCAAAATAGCTAAAAAAGCTAATTTTGATTTTATGGAATTTTCAGTAGATGAAACAGATAAAAAACTAGCTAGACTTAATTGGACTAAAAATCAAATTAAAAAAGTGCAGCTTTTATTAATTGAAAATGACTTCACTTTTAATTCAATGACTTTATCTGGTCTTAGAAAATATCCATTTGGATCACATGATCCAAATATTAGAAAAACTTCAAGAAATATTATTAAAAAAGCCATTTTACTTGCTAAAAAATTAAACATTAGAACCATACAAATGGCAGGTTATGATGTTTATTATGAAAAAAGCGATAACCAAACCTTAAAATATTTTTATCAAAATTTAAAATATGCTCTAAAATTAGCTGCTAAATACTCGGTAATGCTTTCTTTTGAGGTTATGGATACTGAATTTATGGGACTTAATTCAAGAATTATGCCTTGAATTGAAAAACTAAATTCGCCCTATATTACTATTTATCCAGATTTAGGTAATATTTACCAATGATGCAAAAAAGAAAATCTTGAAAAAGAATTTCTTTTAGCTAAAAATAAAATAGTTGCATTTCATTTTAAAGATACCTTGCCAGGTAAATTTAGAGATATTGAATTTGGACAGGGTTCAGTTGATTTTAATTATTTATTAAAAATAATTAAAAAACATAAACTAAATCAACCAATGATGATAGAAATGTGATCTAAAAACAATCCAGAAGAAACTTTTAATCAGGCAGTTGAAAAAATAGCTAAAGCTAGAGATTTTTATTATCAAAAATGAAACGAAGTAAATAAAAATAAATAA
- a CDS encoding L-ribulose-5-phosphate 4-epimerase gives MNKIPSKYHKELQDLKKQVYEANMLLVKYNLVIHTWGNVSGITKDRKFMVIKPSGVSYEKLSWEDMVVTDLENNIYESKYNPSVDTPTHSLLYKENSQIKGIIHTHSINAVGFAQAGKEIPCYGTTHADNFYGPIPCTKALSKKEIESNYEHNTGLKIIKHFKENNLDFKATPAVLVKEHGPFAWSFKDPIDAVNIGLTLETVAKMALNTLLASWGKVTPAQNELIQKHYDRKHSKNATYGQRK, from the coding sequence ATGAATAAAATCCCATCAAAATACCATAAAGAATTACAAGATTTAAAAAAACAAGTTTATGAGGCTAATATGCTACTTGTTAAATATAACCTAGTAATTCATACCTGAGGAAATGTATCAGGAATTACTAAAGATCGCAAATTTATGGTCATAAAACCAAGTGGCGTTTCTTATGAAAAATTATCTTGAGAAGATATGGTAGTTACTGACTTAGAAAATAATATCTACGAAAGTAAATATAATCCATCAGTTGATACTCCAACTCATAGCCTTTTATATAAAGAAAATAGTCAAATCAAAGGAATTATTCACACTCATAGCATTAATGCTGTTGGCTTTGCTCAGGCTGGCAAAGAAATTCCATGTTATGGAACAACTCATGCTGATAATTTTTATGGACCAATTCCATGTACAAAAGCTCTTAGCAAAAAAGAAATTGAGTCTAATTACGAACATAATACTGGATTAAAAATTATCAAGCACTTTAAAGAAAATAATTTAGATTTCAAAGCAACTCCAGCTGTTTTAGTTAAAGAACATGGTCCTTTTGCTTGAAGTTTTAAAGATCCTATTGACGCTGTTAATATCGGTTTAACTTTAGAAACTGTTGCTAAAATGGCTCTTAATACTTTACTTGCATCATGAGGAAAAGTCACACCAGCTCAAAATGAATTAATCCAAAAACACTACGATAGAAAACATTCAAAAAACGCTACCTATGGCCAAAGAAAATAA
- a CDS encoding MurR/RpiR family transcriptional regulator, with the protein MKKQEKSQISHPILLNNSKLINSENKVLEFINGFQGEVFNYSIEDLAKLANVSTATVFRFVRKYGFKNFKEAIIFINKNLQKLNEKYPLSTSQDNNISTIVAGNKYVLDNLYTNELQKIIEKAAQIIYNSKRILIHGAGSSKRMAETLVSNLYKVSLNVIAHDDFHLFLPVLGNATTEDVCVLFSDNLNSPEAAFTIKQCREKKVQIILITSKKKSNLITKNDVVILYEKITSKHLNIPLSSKWSQLLIADLLFENLLILDSNLREKLNNSIQIINKWKANL; encoded by the coding sequence ATGAAAAAACAAGAAAAATCTCAAATATCTCATCCAATTTTGCTTAATAATTCTAAGCTTATAAATTCAGAAAATAAAGTTTTAGAATTTATAAATGGATTTCAAGGAGAAGTTTTTAATTATTCAATAGAAGATTTAGCTAAGCTTGCAAATGTTTCAACTGCTACAGTTTTTAGATTTGTTAGAAAATATGGATTTAAAAATTTTAAAGAAGCTATTATTTTTATAAATAAAAATTTACAAAAATTAAATGAAAAATATCCTCTTTCTACTTCGCAGGATAATAATATAAGCACAATAGTAGCAGGTAATAAATATGTTCTTGATAATTTATATACAAATGAATTGCAAAAAATAATAGAAAAAGCAGCCCAAATAATATACAATTCAAAACGTATATTAATTCATGGAGCTGGTAGCTCAAAGAGAATGGCTGAAACTTTAGTTTCAAATTTATATAAAGTTAGTTTAAATGTCATTGCTCATGATGATTTTCATTTGTTTTTACCAGTTTTAGGTAATGCTACAACTGAAGATGTTTGTGTTTTATTTTCTGATAATTTAAATTCGCCTGAAGCTGCTTTTACAATTAAGCAATGTAGAGAGAAAAAAGTTCAAATAATATTAATTACTTCAAAGAAAAAAAGTAATTTAATAACAAAAAATGATGTTGTTATTTTATATGAAAAAATTACTTCTAAACATTTAAATATTCCACTTTCTTCAAAGTGATCACAACTTTTAATTGCTGATTTACTTTTTGAGAACCTTTTGATTTTAGATAGCAATTTAAGAGAAAAATTAAATAATTCAATCCAAATAATAAATAAATGAAAAGCAAATTTATAA
- a CDS encoding PTS ascorbate transporter subunit IIC, protein MKKKINVKALIGLIAVLVVFFLTAGITYAVRMGAYNDSFGAATTFFVDNVLVGNFMGSVTILIGTVVFAGYLILGRNFTDSFSGMLKAMIGVIMLKIGAGTLIGLARPIFSAISKLGTSVVPLDPYFVWNDSAAWLKNLNAGYEAWIAYAMLLGFFVNIVMVMLRKYTNTHSIMLTGHVMFQQSAVVVPIVYFLLFYTQGLEVNSGQIFGIIIISSLLLGLYWSIGSSATIKGSDAITGNAGFCVGHQQMLGLSIAYGIGRFFGRKEDSAETKKISNKIKIFEDNIFTQTILIFILFLVLILIAQFSSLPSNDPNTVNTIRFVNSDGAINPVYSQWNVDAKFWVINILLGSMKIVASILVLQAGVRMFVTELQQSFQGISEKLVSGSVVAVDVAATYGFSMNSVTYGFASGTIAQFVAVGILIGISKGTNGNFPIVIPLFITLFFNSGSIGVFANASGGYKASIIVPAIFGFLEIFIIAFGIFALKSHAVAINSADSLPFRTGFLGMFDWNFFFGLSLGVGSWAKPLAIIVFAIVLPLALVFVSQIVDSNRQYKKTYLQKLFKINVNLLKTQENAA, encoded by the coding sequence GTGAAAAAGAAAATAAACGTTAAAGCGCTTATTGGATTAATTGCTGTGTTAGTAGTTTTCTTTCTTACAGCAGGAATTACCTATGCTGTAAGAATGGGAGCTTATAATGATTCTTTTGGAGCAGCTACTACATTTTTTGTTGATAATGTATTAGTTGGAAACTTCATGGGATCTGTAACAATTTTAATCGGTACAGTCGTTTTTGCTGGTTACTTAATTTTAGGTCGTAACTTTACTGATTCCTTTTCTGGAATGCTTAAAGCTATGATCGGAGTAATTATGCTTAAAATTGGAGCTGGGACTTTAATTGGTTTAGCTAGACCAATTTTTAGTGCTATCTCTAAATTAGGAACTTCAGTTGTTCCTCTTGATCCATACTTTGTATGAAATGATTCAGCTGCGTGATTAAAAAATCTTAATGCTGGATATGAAGCTTGAATAGCATATGCAATGTTACTTGGATTTTTTGTAAACATTGTAATGGTAATGCTTCGTAAATATACCAATACACATTCAATTATGCTTACTGGGCATGTAATGTTTCAACAATCTGCGGTTGTTGTTCCTATTGTGTATTTCCTTTTATTTTATACACAAGGACTTGAAGTAAATTCAGGTCAAATTTTTGGAATCATCATCATTAGTTCATTATTACTTGGACTATATTGATCTATTGGTTCTAGTGCCACAATTAAAGGTTCAGATGCAATTACAGGTAATGCTGGATTTTGTGTGGGCCACCAACAAATGCTCGGATTATCAATTGCTTATGGAATTGGCAGATTCTTTGGTAGAAAAGAAGATTCAGCAGAAACTAAAAAAATAAGTAATAAAATTAAAATATTTGAAGATAATATTTTTACTCAAACTATTTTAATATTTATATTATTTTTGGTTTTAATTTTAATCGCTCAATTTTCTTCACTACCTTCAAATGATCCAAATACAGTTAATACAATTAGATTTGTAAATTCAGATGGAGCAATAAACCCTGTGTATTCACAGTGAAATGTTGATGCTAAATTCTGAGTGATAAATATTTTACTTGGTTCAATGAAAATAGTAGCCTCAATATTAGTACTTCAAGCTGGAGTTAGAATGTTTGTTACTGAATTGCAACAATCATTTCAAGGTATTTCAGAAAAACTAGTTTCAGGTTCTGTAGTTGCAGTTGACGTTGCTGCTACATATGGTTTTAGTATGAACTCTGTAACTTATGGATTTGCTTCTGGAACTATTGCTCAATTTGTAGCAGTTGGAATATTAATTGGTATTTCAAAAGGAACTAACGGAAACTTTCCAATAGTAATTCCACTTTTTATAACTTTATTTTTTAACTCTGGTTCAATTGGTGTATTTGCAAATGCATCAGGAGGATATAAAGCATCGATAATAGTACCAGCTATATTTGGATTTTTAGAAATTTTTATAATTGCTTTTGGTATATTTGCCCTAAAAAGCCATGCTGTTGCTATAAATTCAGCTGATTCACTTCCATTTAGAACTGGATTCCTTGGAATGTTTGACTGAAACTTCTTCTTTGGATTAAGTCTTGGAGTTGGTTCTTGAGCAAAACCACTTGCAATAATTGTTTTTGCTATTGTACTTCCTTTAGCTCTTGTATTTGTTTCACAAATAGTGGATTCAAATCGTCAATACAAAAAAACATACTTGCAAAAACTTTTTAAAATAAATGTAAATTTATTAAAAACACAAGAAAACGCTGCTTAA
- a CDS encoding glycerophosphodiester phosphodiesterase family protein, whose product MENKYILGHRGYFDKAPENTKLAFDLALKHNFDGVELDIHLTKNNKIVIIHDESILRTTGVDLEVYKNNYEDLKDYNYAFYFKNKVEKQSLMLLEDFLDLYFDKFKIINIEIKTDKIHYLNIEKLLYDLVSEYLNFENKIVFSSFNFQSLILLKKINPNLKLGYLFDSMESLLKIEKDLILNTCNFLHPSWKLYLKNKKELISYNLPLNLWTIRCFDKLKMFYKDSDINFLISNKKLPNSK is encoded by the coding sequence ATGGAAAATAAATATATTTTAGGTCATAGAGGATACTTTGATAAAGCTCCTGAAAATACAAAATTAGCTTTTGATTTAGCGCTTAAACATAATTTTGATGGCGTTGAACTAGATATTCATTTAACTAAAAATAATAAAATTGTAATAATTCACGATGAATCTATTTTAAGAACTACAGGTGTTGATTTAGAAGTTTATAAAAATAATTACGAAGATTTAAAAGATTACAACTACGCATTTTATTTTAAAAACAAAGTAGAAAAACAAAGCTTAATGCTTTTAGAAGATTTTTTAGATTTATATTTCGATAAATTTAAAATTATTAATATCGAAATTAAAACGGATAAAATTCATTATTTAAATATCGAAAAGCTTTTATATGATTTAGTTTCTGAATATTTAAACTTTGAAAATAAAATAGTTTTCTCGTCATTTAATTTTCAAAGTTTGATTTTACTTAAAAAAATAAATCCAAATTTAAAACTTGGTTATTTATTTGATTCAATGGAAAGTCTATTAAAAATAGAAAAAGATTTAATTTTAAATACTTGCAACTTTTTACATCCAAGTTGAAAGCTTTATTTAAAAAATAAAAAGGAATTGATATCTTACAATCTACCTTTAAACCTATGAACTATTAGATGTTTTGACAAATTAAAAATGTTTTATAAAGATAGCGACATTAATTTTTTAATTTCAAATAAAAAATTACCAAATTCTAAATAA
- the uvrA gene encoding excinuclease ABC subunit UvrA, with amino-acid sequence MKNNEFITIKGARENNLKNVSLSLPRNKLIVFTGLSGSGKSSLAFNTIYEEGRRRYVDSLSSYARMFLGGTKKPNVDSIEGLSPSISIEQKTVHNNPRSTVGTITEIFDYFRLLFARIGIPHCPTHKIKITGQSSKDILNEIYKQPENSKLIIYSPVVDSQKGTHQNLLDSLIKENYLRVRINKQIYNLDEKITLNKNNKHSIDIIVNRVVLNENNYNKIAESIEIATEKSDGIVIVENLDLNKEFMFSKKHSCIHKDFSMPKIETRLFSFNAPYGMCEDCKGLGIQYKADFESIIPEMWKTLEDGAIKYFENTVNSMNMEWQEFKIMLNHYKVPLDVPVDELKKEWIEYIKYGTKVEDEKLSYSITSVNGNTVNRYGYIEGILDKIERMYYETSSDRTREYLNKFMGSFTCGSCKGARLNKNALAVWINGKNINDYIQLSISDCLIEIENLVENHLTNQEKQISNLITKEIINRLTFLKNVGLTYLNLNRAAETLSGGEAQRIRLATQIGSNLTGVLYVLDEPSIGLHQIDNQKLINALKKMVDLGNTLIVVEHDEETMFAADYLVEIGPKAGLEGGEIVASGPLEEFIESKDSITAKYLSGKESIEIPKSRRSGNGKVISILGASENNLKNIDVNIPLGKFIGVTGVSGSGKSTLINEIFVRSWMQSENLMEGTRHKKAKFKGFKNLKLVDKIVSVNQNPIGRTPRSNPATYTSVFDDIRDIFANIEESKVRGYQKGRFSFNVPGGRCEKCSGDGFIKIEMHFLPDVYVSCDDCDGKRYNKETLEIKYHFKNISDVLDMSVDEALKFFENKIKITEKLKIMQEVGLGYIKLGQMSTTLSGGEAQRIKLATYLQKKPTGRTVYVLDEPTTGLHIHDVKKLLKILNRIVDNGDTVLVIEHNLDVIKSCDYIIDLGPDGGVNGGKIVASGTPEQVAKIPHSYTGQFLKKILN; translated from the coding sequence ATGAAAAATAACGAATTTATAACAATTAAAGGGGCTAGAGAAAACAATTTAAAAAATGTTTCACTATCTCTTCCTAGAAACAAGCTAATTGTCTTTACCGGACTAAGCGGTAGCGGTAAAAGTTCACTTGCATTTAATACCATATACGAAGAAGGACGTAGAAGATACGTTGATTCTTTAAGTAGTTATGCAAGAATGTTTTTAGGTGGAACCAAAAAGCCCAACGTTGATTCTATAGAAGGGCTTTCTCCTTCGATTTCAATTGAACAAAAAACAGTTCATAATAATCCTCGTTCTACTGTTGGAACTATTACTGAAATCTTTGACTATTTTAGACTTTTATTTGCAAGAATTGGAATTCCACATTGTCCTACTCATAAAATTAAAATAACAGGACAAAGCTCTAAAGATATATTAAATGAAATCTATAAGCAACCTGAAAATTCTAAGCTCATAATTTATTCACCAGTTGTTGATTCTCAAAAAGGAACGCATCAAAACCTTTTAGATTCTCTTATCAAAGAAAATTACTTAAGAGTAAGAATTAATAAACAAATTTATAATCTTGACGAGAAAATAACTTTAAATAAAAACAATAAACATTCTATTGACATTATTGTCAATAGAGTTGTTTTAAATGAAAATAATTACAATAAAATTGCAGAATCAATTGAAATTGCAACCGAAAAATCAGATGGAATAGTAATTGTGGAAAACTTAGATTTAAACAAAGAATTTATGTTTTCTAAAAAACATTCTTGTATTCATAAAGATTTTTCAATGCCTAAAATTGAAACTCGTTTATTTAGTTTTAACGCTCCTTATGGAATGTGCGAAGACTGTAAAGGTTTAGGAATTCAATATAAAGCTGACTTTGAGTCAATAATTCCTGAAATGTGAAAAACCCTTGAAGATGGAGCTATTAAGTATTTTGAAAATACCGTTAATTCCATGAATATGGAATGACAAGAATTTAAAATAATGCTTAATCATTATAAAGTTCCTCTTGATGTTCCAGTAGATGAGCTTAAAAAAGAATGAATCGAATACATTAAATACGGAACTAAAGTCGAAGATGAAAAACTTTCATATTCAATAACATCAGTTAACGGCAATACCGTTAATAGATATGGGTATATTGAAGGTATACTTGATAAAATAGAAAGAATGTATTATGAGACTTCATCAGATCGTACTCGTGAGTATCTAAATAAATTCATGGGTTCTTTTACATGCGGTAGCTGTAAAGGAGCAAGGCTAAATAAAAACGCGCTTGCGGTTTGAATTAATGGTAAAAACATAAATGATTACATTCAACTTTCAATTTCAGATTGTTTAATTGAAATCGAAAATTTAGTTGAAAACCATTTAACAAATCAAGAAAAACAAATTTCAAATTTAATTACTAAAGAAATAATTAATAGGCTAACATTTTTAAAAAATGTAGGGCTTACCTATTTAAATTTAAATAGAGCGGCCGAAACTCTTTCAGGTGGTGAGGCGCAAAGAATAAGACTAGCAACTCAAATAGGATCAAATCTAACTGGCGTTTTATATGTTTTAGATGAGCCTTCTATAGGACTGCACCAAATCGATAACCAAAAGCTAATAAACGCTTTAAAGAAAATGGTTGATTTAGGTAATACTCTAATAGTAGTCGAACACGACGAAGAAACCATGTTTGCAGCTGACTACCTTGTAGAAATAGGCCCCAAAGCAGGGCTTGAAGGTGGCGAGATAGTAGCTAGCGGACCGCTAGAAGAATTCATTGAATCAAAAGATTCAATTACTGCTAAATATCTATCAGGTAAAGAAAGTATTGAAATACCTAAATCAAGAAGATCAGGTAATGGTAAAGTTATTTCAATATTAGGCGCTTCTGAAAATAATTTAAAAAATATTGATGTAAATATTCCGCTTGGAAAATTTATCGGAGTTACTGGGGTTTCTGGATCAGGAAAGTCAACTCTTATAAATGAAATATTTGTAAGAAGTTGAATGCAATCTGAAAACCTAATGGAAGGAACTAGACATAAAAAAGCTAAATTTAAAGGTTTTAAAAACCTTAAATTAGTAGATAAGATAGTTTCAGTTAATCAAAATCCAATTGGTAGAACTCCAAGAAGTAACCCAGCAACTTATACAAGCGTATTTGATGATATTAGAGATATATTTGCAAATATAGAAGAATCTAAAGTTAGAGGTTATCAAAAGGGAAGATTTTCATTTAACGTTCCAGGTGGAAGATGTGAAAAATGTTCTGGTGATGGTTTTATAAAAATTGAAATGCATTTTTTGCCTGACGTTTATGTATCTTGTGATGACTGTGATGGTAAAAGATATAACAAAGAAACGCTTGAAATTAAATACCACTTTAAAAATATATCTGATGTTTTAGATATGTCAGTCGATGAGGCTTTAAAGTTTTTTGAAAATAAAATAAAAATCACTGAAAAACTAAAAATTATGCAAGAAGTTGGTCTTGGTTATATAAAGCTAGGGCAAATGTCAACAACTCTTTCAGGTGGTGAAGCGCAAAGAATAAAGCTGGCTACTTATCTGCAAAAAAAACCAACCGGAAGAACTGTTTATGTTTTAGACGAGCCAACAACAGGGCTTCACATTCACGACGTTAAAAAACTTCTTAAAATTCTAAATAGAATAGTAGATAACGGTGATACCGTTTTAGTAATAGAGCATAACTTAGATGTTATTAAATCTTGTGACTATATAATTGACCTTGGTCCTGATGGTGGAGTTAACGGTGGAAAAATAGTAGCATCAGGAACTCCTGAACAAGTTGCTAAAATACCGCATTCATATACTGGTCAATTTCTAAAGAAAATTTTAAATTAA
- a CDS encoding PTS sugar transporter subunit IIB, translating to MKILCICGSGMGTSMIIKLKVTQAMKELNIQGNVEALGLGQGKSFVPNFDVVLCTQNFVSEIKNDKVLVYGLKNVMDVNEIKAALSDAKEKGR from the coding sequence ATGAAAATTTTATGTATATGCGGAAGTGGAATGGGTACTTCTATGATTATCAAATTAAAAGTAACCCAAGCCATGAAAGAATTAAATATTCAAGGTAATGTAGAAGCATTAGGTTTAGGTCAAGGGAAAAGTTTTGTTCCAAATTTTGACGTAGTGCTTTGCACACAAAATTTTGTATCAGAAATCAAAAACGATAAAGTTTTAGTTTATGGTTTAAAAAACGTAATGGATGTTAACGAAATCAAAGCAGCACTTTCTGATGCTAAAGAAAAAGGAAGATAA